The proteins below are encoded in one region of Alistipes communis:
- a CDS encoding efflux RND transporter periplasmic adaptor subunit: protein MDIQIERKKGLRILFAKRSLPYWGGMLFLLFAAWLLLRDNASTLRVDAGTLSVAEVTQGDFNDYIRVTGQVEPITTVQLSPLEAGVVERLVVEEGASVRRGDVLVELSNPSLTLEILNSEAELAEKQNLLRNTLISMEQEKLTLRQNKAQLDLDVARKRRAFEQNDELYAHRLIAREEWLQAKEDWELAEKQRELNIERQIQDSLYRTVQVEQMEDNLANMRRNMQLIRQRIGNLAVKSPIDGEIGLLDVVLGQSVASSQKIGQVNDLSDFKVEAQIDEIYIDRVRTGLEASFERQDSNYRMRLRKVYPEVRNNVFRADFNFTGAYPANIRSGQTYYLHLQLGQPTEAVLIPRGTFYQTTGGAWIYVLSPEGDRAYKRPIRIGRQNPQYYEVLEGLQPGERVIVSGYESYGANDVLLLNRRIK from the coding sequence ATGGATATTCAGATCGAACGAAAAAAAGGACTTCGCATCCTGTTCGCCAAACGGAGTCTCCCCTATTGGGGCGGTATGCTCTTCCTGCTCTTCGCCGCATGGCTGTTGCTGCGCGACAACGCCTCGACGCTGCGTGTCGATGCCGGCACGCTCTCGGTCGCTGAAGTGACGCAGGGCGATTTCAACGACTACATCCGCGTGACGGGACAGGTTGAACCCATTACGACGGTTCAACTGAGTCCGCTCGAAGCGGGTGTCGTCGAACGGCTCGTGGTCGAGGAGGGAGCTTCGGTCCGCAGGGGCGACGTGCTGGTGGAGCTGAGCAACCCTTCGCTGACGCTCGAAATCCTCAACAGCGAAGCCGAACTGGCCGAGAAGCAGAACCTGCTGCGCAACACGCTCATCTCGATGGAGCAGGAAAAGCTCACCCTGCGGCAGAACAAGGCGCAGCTCGATCTCGACGTGGCACGCAAGCGGCGCGCCTTCGAACAGAACGACGAACTCTACGCACACCGGCTCATCGCCCGCGAAGAGTGGTTGCAGGCCAAGGAGGACTGGGAGCTGGCCGAGAAACAACGCGAGCTGAACATCGAGCGGCAGATACAGGATTCGCTCTACCGCACCGTACAGGTCGAACAGATGGAAGATAATCTGGCCAACATGCGGCGCAACATGCAGCTCATCCGCCAGCGCATCGGCAACCTCGCCGTCAAATCGCCGATCGACGGCGAGATCGGCCTACTGGACGTCGTGCTGGGACAGTCGGTCGCATCGAGCCAGAAGATCGGACAGGTCAACGATCTCTCGGACTTCAAGGTCGAAGCGCAGATCGACGAAATCTATATCGACCGCGTCCGCACAGGCCTCGAAGCCTCCTTCGAACGGCAGGACTCCAACTATCGCATGCGGCTGCGCAAAGTCTATCCCGAGGTGCGCAACAACGTATTCCGCGCCGATTTCAACTTCACGGGAGCCTATCCGGCCAATATCCGCAGCGGGCAGACCTACTACCTGCATCTGCAACTGGGACAACCCACCGAAGCGGTTCTCATCCCGCGCGGCACCTTCTACCAAACCACGGGCGGCGCATGGATCTACGTCCTCTCGCCCGAAGGCGACCGCGCCTACAAGCGGCCGATCCGCATCGGCCGCCAGAATCCGCAGTATTACGAGGTGCTCGAAGGACTGCAACCGGGCGAGCGGGTCATCGTCTCGGGCTACGAGTCCTACGGCGCCAACGACGTACTGCTGCTGAACCGCCGAATAAAATAA
- a CDS encoding TolC family protein — protein MLKLSFSIVILSILLTPSVARQRIAASETPPAADTVARTEPPASDGTAALPRPAADTVSAMTLDACMAYAVEHNPNVRQQIYANRNYRQEYIASIAALVPSISASASATTSFGRSVDPETNTYTTVANLDNSYSLSGQIPVFAGLSGINTVRAARVMRLMGIEELQQARDEAALNAMQAYFDVVYYTESVRLAREQRQTSAANLHKSRKLYELGLKSAADVAEIESQCASDDFLLTQQENNLALAKISLCEAMNYPSGCCPEIVAEIAVGTPTGAAAYGEVLAYALEKHPKAQQAAYNVQQMRLKYSVAKGKYYPSVSVGGGYSTNFFMSLDDRSLYAPFGSQLRDNRGYYFSARLSIPIFGGLTKRTSVNRARNNWRIAELQRDATLRTLQSEVAQAYQQMLGAGKEFVQASKKAEAARLAYEAVAGKYERGMVSTLDLQTASDKLLQARAERIRTRLQYIIKTRLVEYYNGEPLIR, from the coding sequence ATGCTGAAACTATCGTTTTCGATCGTCATACTGTCTATTTTATTGACACCCTCCGTCGCCCGACAGCGGATCGCCGCATCCGAAACGCCGCCGGCTGCCGATACGGTCGCACGAACGGAACCGCCCGCGTCGGACGGAACGGCGGCACTCCCCCGTCCTGCCGCAGACACCGTCTCCGCAATGACGCTCGACGCCTGCATGGCCTACGCCGTCGAACACAATCCCAACGTCCGGCAGCAGATCTATGCGAACCGCAACTACCGCCAGGAGTATATCGCATCGATCGCCGCACTGGTTCCCTCGATCAGCGCATCCGCCAGCGCCACGACCAGTTTCGGCCGTTCGGTCGACCCCGAAACCAATACCTACACCACCGTCGCCAATCTCGACAACTCGTATAGCCTGTCGGGGCAGATTCCCGTTTTCGCAGGATTGTCGGGAATAAACACCGTGCGGGCGGCACGTGTCATGCGGCTCATGGGCATCGAGGAGCTGCAACAGGCCCGCGACGAAGCGGCGCTGAACGCCATGCAGGCCTACTTCGACGTGGTGTACTACACCGAAAGCGTCCGGCTGGCACGCGAACAGCGGCAGACGAGCGCCGCCAATCTGCACAAGAGCCGCAAACTCTACGAACTGGGGTTGAAAAGCGCCGCCGACGTGGCGGAGATCGAATCGCAATGCGCCTCGGACGATTTTCTGCTCACGCAGCAGGAGAACAATCTCGCGCTGGCCAAAATCTCGCTCTGCGAAGCGATGAACTATCCTTCGGGCTGCTGTCCGGAGATCGTCGCCGAGATCGCCGTCGGCACCCCTACCGGCGCGGCCGCCTACGGAGAGGTACTGGCCTACGCCCTCGAAAAGCACCCCAAAGCGCAGCAGGCAGCCTACAACGTGCAGCAGATGCGACTCAAATACTCCGTCGCAAAGGGAAAATACTACCCGTCTGTTTCGGTAGGCGGCGGCTACTCGACCAACTTCTTCATGAGCCTCGACGACCGTTCGCTCTACGCCCCGTTCGGCAGCCAGCTCCGCGACAACCGGGGTTATTACTTCTCGGCGCGGCTCTCGATCCCGATCTTCGGGGGACTGACCAAGCGTACCTCGGTCAATCGGGCTCGCAACAACTGGCGGATCGCCGAATTGCAGCGCGACGCGACACTGCGCACGCTGCAAAGCGAGGTGGCGCAAGCCTACCAGCAGATGCTGGGTGCGGGCAAGGAGTTCGTACAAGCCTCCAAGAAAGCGGAAGCCGCACGGCTGGCCTACGAAGCCGTCGCCGGCAAGTACGAACGGGGCATGGTCTCGACGCTCGACCTGCAAACGGCCTCCGACAAGCTGCTGCAAGCCCGCGCCGAACGGATTCGCACCCGCCTGCAATACATCATCAAAACCCGATTGGTGGAGTACTACAACGGCGAGCCGTTGATCCGCTGA
- a CDS encoding sigma-54-dependent transcriptional regulator, translated as MAKEGNLLIVDDNSSILGALRLLLERHFAKVTTLTSPKLLDTVLRGEAVDAVLLDMNFTAGVNNGNEGIYWLRRIRDIRPDVKVVLFTAYADVDLAVRSMRDGAVDFVVKPWDNERLVASLRNACELARSQREVKRLREIRRELTVDETMFWGTSPAMERIREIVEKVAATDANILITGENGTGKEMLAREIHRRSHRSGGPMVAVDMGAVPETLFESELFGHVKGAFTDARTDRAGKFEVADGGTLFLDEIGNLPLHLQPKLLTALQSGAIVRVGSNLPVKVDCRLISATNRDLFGMTAGGSFREDLLYRINTIHIDLPPLRQRREDILLLARTFLVRYAGKYRKPIRDFDAAAQHELVAHAWAGNIRELQHTVEKAVILCDGTEISPATLLLRPVAQGPSPAAFTTFEEMERAMIEQAMERHGGNLSAVAQQLGVTRQTLYNKIKRYGL; from the coding sequence ATGGCAAAAGAGGGTAATTTATTGATCGTGGATGACAACAGCAGCATTCTGGGTGCTTTGCGGCTGTTGCTGGAGCGTCATTTTGCGAAGGTGACGACGTTGACTTCGCCCAAACTGCTCGATACCGTGCTGCGCGGCGAGGCGGTGGACGCCGTGCTGCTCGACATGAATTTCACGGCCGGCGTCAACAACGGCAACGAGGGCATCTACTGGCTGCGGCGGATCCGCGACATACGTCCCGACGTGAAGGTCGTTCTCTTTACGGCCTATGCCGATGTCGATCTGGCAGTGCGGTCCATGCGCGACGGTGCGGTCGATTTCGTGGTCAAGCCCTGGGATAATGAGCGGCTGGTCGCCTCGCTGCGCAACGCCTGCGAGCTGGCCCGTTCGCAGCGCGAGGTGAAACGGCTGCGGGAGATCCGGCGCGAACTGACGGTCGACGAGACGATGTTCTGGGGAACGAGTCCTGCGATGGAACGTATCCGCGAGATCGTCGAAAAGGTCGCGGCGACCGATGCCAATATCCTCATTACGGGGGAAAACGGTACGGGCAAGGAGATGCTGGCGCGCGAGATCCACCGCCGCTCGCATCGCAGTGGCGGTCCGATGGTGGCCGTGGATATGGGTGCCGTGCCGGAGACGCTGTTCGAAAGCGAACTGTTCGGCCACGTGAAGGGTGCCTTCACCGATGCGCGCACCGACCGTGCCGGAAAGTTCGAGGTCGCCGACGGCGGTACGCTCTTCCTCGATGAGATCGGCAACCTGCCGCTGCATCTGCAACCGAAACTGCTGACGGCGCTGCAAAGCGGCGCGATCGTCCGCGTGGGCAGCAATCTGCCCGTGAAGGTCGACTGCCGGCTCATCTCGGCGACCAACCGCGATCTGTTCGGGATGACGGCCGGAGGCTCGTTCCGCGAAGACCTGCTCTACCGTATCAATACCATTCACATCGATCTGCCGCCCCTGCGCCAACGCCGCGAGGATATTCTGTTGCTGGCGCGGACGTTTCTCGTGCGTTATGCCGGCAAGTACCGGAAACCGATCCGCGATTTCGATGCGGCGGCTCAGCACGAGTTGGTCGCTCATGCGTGGGCGGGCAATATCCGCGAGTTGCAGCATACCGTCGAGAAGGCGGTTATCCTGTGCGACGGAACGGAAATATCGCCGGCGACGCTGCTGTTGCGCCCCGTCGCGCAGGGGCCGTCGCCCGCGGCGTTCACCACCTTCGAAGAGATGGAGCGTGCGATGATCGAACAGGCGATGGAACGCCACGGCGGCAATCTCTCGGCCGTAGCGCAGCAGTTGGGGGTCACGCGGCAGACGCTCTATAACAAAATCAAACGCTACGGCTTATGA
- a CDS encoding sensor histidine kinase, which produces MKYGGDLFRLVSHVVVLIAVTAAAAALSAAGRYAFALLLLPFGGIAVYRLVRLYDASMRRVTFLLDAVENNDLNFRFCEGAASGGERALNVALNRIREIIVRAKLRAEERERYYRLIMECARTGLLTVDDRGSVYQVNDEALRIFGLPRMTHVRQVEPLLPEACRALTAIRSGERLRVRCRTESGEVNLSLTCSEITLDRRHLRVVAVSDIDDYLSAVQVESWSKLTRILTHEIMNSLAPITSLSDTLLHLGRRLDADVERGLDTISSTSRRLTAFVETFRRFTRIPEPRKSAFEVRGMLERAVMLAGVSDVVRLDVEPSQMLIYADEGLVEQVAVNLLKNAREAAEGLSDGRIEVVARISADETVRIDFGDNGAAIPAEVSDNIFTPFFTTKSDGSGIGLSVSRRIMQLHGGSLRLTSNVDGKVTFTLFFA; this is translated from the coding sequence ATGAAATACGGTGGCGATCTCTTCCGTCTGGTATCCCACGTCGTCGTGCTGATCGCCGTGACGGCCGCTGCCGCTGCGTTGTCGGCGGCGGGGCGTTATGCCTTCGCCCTGCTGCTTCTGCCGTTCGGCGGCATCGCGGTCTACCGGCTCGTGCGGTTGTACGACGCGTCGATGCGCCGTGTGACCTTTCTGCTCGATGCCGTCGAAAACAACGATCTGAATTTCCGTTTCTGCGAGGGTGCGGCCTCCGGCGGCGAACGGGCGCTCAACGTGGCGTTGAACCGTATCCGCGAGATCATCGTGCGGGCCAAGCTGCGTGCCGAGGAACGCGAGCGCTATTACAGGCTCATCATGGAGTGCGCCCGCACGGGGCTGCTGACCGTCGACGACAGGGGCAGCGTCTACCAGGTCAACGACGAGGCGCTGCGTATCTTCGGTCTGCCGCGGATGACGCATGTGCGGCAGGTGGAGCCGCTGTTGCCCGAAGCCTGTCGCGCGCTGACGGCGATCCGTTCCGGCGAGCGTCTGCGCGTGCGGTGCCGGACCGAAAGCGGCGAGGTCAATCTGTCGTTGACCTGTTCGGAGATCACGCTCGACCGGCGGCATCTTCGCGTCGTGGCCGTGAGCGACATCGACGACTATCTGAGTGCGGTGCAGGTCGAGTCGTGGAGCAAGCTCACCCGGATTCTGACGCACGAGATCATGAACTCGCTGGCGCCCATCACCTCGCTGAGCGATACGCTGCTGCATCTCGGCCGGCGGCTGGATGCCGATGTGGAGCGCGGGTTGGATACGATCTCTTCGACGAGCCGCCGTCTGACGGCTTTCGTCGAGACGTTCCGGCGTTTCACACGTATTCCCGAACCTCGGAAATCGGCATTCGAGGTGCGCGGGATGCTCGAACGGGCCGTCATGCTGGCAGGGGTTTCCGATGTGGTGCGGCTCGACGTCGAACCGTCGCAGATGCTGATCTACGCGGACGAGGGGCTGGTCGAACAGGTGGCGGTGAACCTGTTGAAGAATGCCCGCGAAGCAGCGGAGGGGCTCTCCGATGGCCGCATCGAGGTCGTGGCGCGCATTTCGGCCGACGAAACCGTGCGGATCGACTTCGGCGACAACGGCGCCGCCATTCCCGCCGAAGTCTCCGACAATATCTTCACGCCCTTCTTCACGACCAAGTCCGACGGGTCGGGGATCGGATTGAGCGTATCGCGGCGCATCATGCAGCTGCACGGCGGATCGCTGCGCCTGACCTCCAATGTCGACGGCAAGGTGACGTTTACGCTCTTTTTCGCATGA
- a CDS encoding RsiV family protein, translating into MKLPALVLLAAFAAGMAGCCRRAAAPQFAERSLDTVVRCGAVPCDLSYRFLTIANADRSEALAAIENANVNYFFALEDFTGTAEEAARRFIERFAADNACDTLYMPDMRYSLSVAAAQAPVDTLTVYTIRRESYTGGAHGMRTTEYHNYWTKGGYELSLGDLFPEEQLPRLTERIKAKLREQYGAADDEELAQRGFFPETIAPTENFEVTPEGIVFHYNPYDIACYAIGEVDVPFTKEELK; encoded by the coding sequence ATGAAATTACCTGCTCTCGTTCTTCTGGCGGCCTTTGCCGCGGGGATGGCCGGCTGCTGCCGGCGTGCGGCCGCGCCGCAATTCGCCGAGCGGTCGCTCGATACGGTCGTCCGGTGCGGAGCGGTGCCGTGCGATCTGTCGTACCGCTTCCTCACGATCGCCAACGCCGACCGCAGCGAGGCGCTCGCAGCCATCGAGAACGCCAACGTCAACTACTTCTTCGCACTCGAAGACTTCACGGGGACGGCCGAGGAGGCCGCACGCCGTTTTATCGAACGGTTCGCCGCCGACAATGCCTGCGATACGCTCTACATGCCCGACATGCGCTATTCGCTCAGCGTCGCGGCCGCTCAGGCGCCGGTCGATACGCTCACGGTCTACACGATCCGCCGCGAGAGCTATACGGGCGGTGCGCACGGTATGCGCACGACCGAGTACCACAACTATTGGACGAAGGGCGGTTACGAACTCTCGCTCGGCGACCTCTTTCCGGAGGAGCAGCTTCCCCGGCTCACCGAGCGGATCAAGGCGAAGCTCCGCGAGCAGTACGGTGCCGCCGATGACGAGGAGCTCGCCCAGCGGGGATTCTTCCCCGAAACGATCGCCCCGACCGAGAATTTCGAGGTCACGCCCGAAGGGATCGTCTTCCACTACAACCCCTACGACATCGCCTGCTATGCCATCGGCGAGGTCGACGTACCCTTTACGAAGGAGGAGTTGAAGTAA
- the xseA gene encoding exodeoxyribonuclease VII large subunit — MIAAQYITLSELQRRVRQALEERFALPLWVSAEIAEVKVNYSGHCYLELVEKGEGDGVPKAQARAVIWRSQYARIAAYFEAETGQRLAAGMRILAKATVNYHELYGFSLQLLDVDPAYTLGDMERQRQQTIARLQAEGVWEMNRQQAMPAVVQRIAVVSSSRAAGYQDFCNELAKSPYRFCLTLFDAVVQGAAAEDSIVDALSRIAAAGEAFDAVVMIRGGGSSSDLNCFNAYRLCNHVAQFPLPVVTGIGHDKDTSVADLVAHTALKTPTAVAAWLVERMAQADGYLAWAGLQLGNAALAITHSAAVGLERLGAALAQQSQRLLQEGRSRLDRAEETLLAAPADLLRGHDRRLAAASELLLSYSVERVLRRGFAVVRRGGEALRSAEGLSPGDRLDITLADGEVQAAVVACTKKKR; from the coding sequence ATGATCGCTGCGCAGTACATCACGCTGTCCGAGTTGCAGCGCCGCGTGCGGCAGGCGCTCGAAGAGCGTTTCGCACTGCCGTTGTGGGTGAGTGCCGAGATCGCGGAGGTCAAGGTCAACTATTCGGGGCACTGCTACCTCGAACTGGTCGAGAAGGGGGAGGGCGACGGCGTTCCCAAAGCGCAGGCGCGCGCCGTGATCTGGCGGTCGCAGTACGCCCGCATCGCCGCCTATTTCGAGGCCGAGACGGGGCAGCGGCTCGCCGCCGGCATGCGTATTCTGGCCAAAGCGACGGTGAACTACCACGAACTCTACGGCTTCTCGCTGCAACTGCTCGACGTCGATCCGGCCTACACGCTGGGCGACATGGAGCGGCAGCGGCAGCAGACCATCGCCCGCTTGCAGGCCGAAGGGGTGTGGGAGATGAACCGGCAGCAGGCGATGCCTGCCGTCGTGCAACGCATCGCCGTGGTGTCGAGCAGCCGTGCGGCCGGGTATCAGGATTTCTGCAACGAACTGGCTAAAAGCCCCTATCGCTTCTGTCTCACGCTCTTCGACGCCGTCGTGCAGGGCGCGGCGGCCGAAGATTCGATCGTCGACGCGCTTAGCCGCATCGCCGCTGCCGGGGAGGCGTTCGATGCCGTGGTGATGATCCGCGGCGGCGGGTCGTCGAGCGACCTGAACTGTTTCAACGCCTATCGCCTGTGCAACCACGTGGCGCAGTTTCCGCTGCCGGTGGTGACGGGCATCGGGCACGACAAGGATACGAGCGTCGCCGATCTGGTGGCGCATACGGCGCTCAAAACGCCGACGGCCGTGGCGGCGTGGCTCGTCGAACGGATGGCGCAGGCCGACGGCTATCTGGCGTGGGCCGGATTGCAGTTGGGAAATGCGGCGCTGGCGATCACGCATTCGGCGGCGGTCGGACTGGAACGGCTCGGCGCGGCTCTCGCACAGCAGAGCCAGCGGTTGTTGCAGGAGGGGCGGAGCCGCCTCGACCGGGCGGAAGAGACGCTACTCGCGGCTCCGGCCGATCTGCTGCGCGGGCACGACCGCCGGCTCGCGGCCGCTTCGGAGCTGCTGCTGAGCTACTCGGTCGAACGGGTGCTGCGGCGCGGGTTCGCCGTCGTCCGCCGCGGCGGCGAAGCGTTGCGCAGCGCCGAGGGGCTCTCGCCGGGCGACCGGCTCGACATTACGCTGGCCGACGGCGAAGTGCAGGCCGCGGTGGTCGCATGTACGAAGAAAAAACGATAG
- the xseB gene encoding exodeoxyribonuclease VII small subunit, translating to MDKKELTYDEAMAEIEAILAKFRNEEMSVDALAAEVRRATTLIAFCRKRLLKAESDVKKITGE from the coding sequence ATGGATAAAAAGGAACTCACCTATGACGAAGCGATGGCCGAGATCGAGGCCATCCTCGCCAAATTCCGCAACGAGGAGATGTCGGTCGACGCGCTGGCCGCCGAGGTCAGGCGCGCCACGACGCTCATCGCCTTCTGCCGCAAACGGCTCTTGAAGGCCGAGTCCGACGTGAAAAAGATCACCGGAGAATGA
- a CDS encoding methyltransferase domain-containing protein produces the protein MKRLIRWALNHVPRPLLQRLAGWAVPVAGLFYVGRGRECPVCGARRRRFLPYGYVAPRADALCPSCLSLERHRLLWLYLTRETDLLRRPQRILHIAPEVCLMKRLRHRAADYTTADLESPLAELHFDVLRIPLPDASYDVLICNHLLEHVADDRRALGEFYRILRPGGWGILLSPVDRSRAATFEDDSITDPAERTRIFGQYDHRRIYGRDYGGRLREAGFEVREIDYAARFSAEERRRYALPDDWIYVVRRPL, from the coding sequence ATGAAGCGGCTGATCCGTTGGGCGCTCAACCATGTGCCGCGGCCCCTCCTGCAACGCCTTGCAGGGTGGGCGGTGCCGGTCGCGGGCCTTTTCTACGTGGGGCGCGGCCGCGAATGCCCCGTGTGCGGTGCGCGCCGTCGTCGGTTCCTGCCCTACGGCTACGTCGCGCCGCGTGCCGATGCGCTCTGTCCGTCGTGCCTGTCGTTGGAGCGGCACCGGCTGCTGTGGCTCTACCTCACGCGCGAAACCGATCTGCTGCGCCGGCCGCAGCGGATCCTGCATATCGCCCCCGAAGTCTGTCTGATGAAGCGGCTGCGGCACAGGGCGGCCGACTATACGACGGCCGATTTGGAGAGCCCGCTGGCCGAACTGCATTTCGACGTGTTGCGAATCCCTCTTCCCGATGCCTCCTACGACGTGCTGATCTGCAACCATCTGCTCGAACACGTCGCCGACGACCGCCGTGCGCTCGGCGAGTTCTACCGCATCCTGCGTCCGGGCGGCTGGGGCATCCTGCTCTCGCCCGTCGACCGGTCGCGCGCTGCGACCTTCGAGGACGATTCGATCACCGATCCGGCGGAGCGCACCCGTATTTTCGGGCAGTACGACCATCGGCGCATCTATGGCCGCGACTACGGCGGGCGGTTGCGCGAAGCGGGGTTCGAAGTTCGTGAGATCGACTATGCGGCCCGTTTCAGCGCGGAGGAGCGGCGGCGCTACGCACTGCCCGACGACTGGATCTACGTCGTGCGCAGGCCCCTTTGA
- a CDS encoding EF-hand domain-containing protein, with amino-acid sequence MKPYFSWKTLCLLLCLALLAGCSDDDEQPDPQLPPLVWPDDVATAIPDEGFREYCLERYDRDKDGRLSKDEVLAVKKMIHFPDVSGRFLSLEGIEYFSNLENFAWEYSGPKEIDLRYNSRLQKISCLYNSNLIRFRGPVGYTPLEIELYSLFNLEELDLSGCGNVQELRLFVDSFSEVKLSSVNLPDPSHLQYLAFAAANAGCYDALLADGANLKKLYYNFYPSEVLDLSHCPKLADLIIHVRAGSELKKIRMHKNAPIAIYGGGIDIRDEKGNDCSFSVEIEYVE; translated from the coding sequence ATGAAACCTTATTTCTCTTGGAAAACCCTCTGCTTGCTGTTGTGTCTGGCGCTGCTTGCCGGCTGTTCCGACGACGACGAACAGCCCGATCCTCAGTTGCCGCCGCTCGTCTGGCCCGACGACGTGGCTACGGCGATTCCCGACGAGGGGTTTCGTGAATACTGTCTGGAACGGTATGACAGGGACAAGGACGGCCGTCTGTCGAAGGACGAGGTGCTGGCTGTTAAGAAAATGATCCATTTTCCCGATGTGTCGGGCCGTTTTTTGTCGTTAGAGGGGATCGAATATTTCAGCAATCTTGAGAATTTTGCTTGGGAGTACAGTGGTCCGAAAGAGATCGATCTGCGTTACAACTCCCGGCTGCAAAAGATTTCATGTCTGTATAATTCGAATTTAATCAGGTTCCGCGGGCCGGTCGGTTATACTCCACTTGAAATTGAGCTTTATTCGTTGTTCAATTTGGAAGAACTGGATCTTTCGGGATGCGGGAATGTACAGGAATTGCGGCTTTTCGTCGATTCGTTTTCCGAGGTGAAATTGAGCTCTGTCAATCTGCCTGATCCTTCGCACTTGCAATATCTGGCGTTTGCGGCTGCCAATGCCGGCTGCTATGATGCGTTGCTCGCCGACGGAGCCAATCTGAAGAAGCTCTATTACAATTTTTATCCGAGTGAAGTACTCGATCTGAGCCATTGTCCGAAACTGGCAGACCTTATCATACACGTTCGTGCCGGATCGGAGCTTAAAAAGATTCGCATGCACAAAAATGCACCGATAGCAATATACGGTGGGGGCATCGACATCCGCGATGAAAAGGGAAACGATTGCTCTTTCAGTGTAGAAATCGAATATGTCGAATAA
- a CDS encoding leucine-rich repeat domain-containing protein, translating into MKKRSILLSGLFVLTMCLAGYAAADYPPNVADAIPDREFRTLCLRIADTDGDGAISREEALAVTKIRCPSYKTYGKTISSLEGLHYFANLETLDCSSQNLTSLDAGGCSALELLICETCELECLRLPRTAALKKLDCSSNRLASLDVSGCPALRRLTCYDNPFTELNVDACPDLELLDCSCLVTSDLRHHEKLYELHCGGLPCVRLDLSEFKQLSHLSITHSRISEIVFGDSDLLISFALNDVDFTSLDLSGCHQLMYLTLTDMPLRELTLPETELSSVELRKLPLERLEVKGYVKIGKLAVSDCGRLKCIDGSGQVMNFDCCNCSNLTMLNMDAFRYVGDFRCTGTALTSLDFSRCNGNRYAEIDCSDNRLTTLVLPPEIYTLSCQGNLLEELDISGCSINWIECRPMETLRRIRLRRDQNNYRLGGTKGIELVYVD; encoded by the coding sequence ATGAAAAAGAGAAGTATCCTGCTGTCGGGCCTTTTCGTGTTGACGATGTGCCTGGCCGGTTACGCCGCCGCCGATTATCCGCCGAATGTGGCCGATGCGATCCCCGACAGGGAGTTCCGGACGCTGTGTCTGCGCATTGCCGACACCGATGGCGACGGCGCGATTTCGCGCGAGGAGGCGCTGGCCGTGACCAAGATCCGCTGTCCGTCATATAAGACTTATGGGAAGACGATATCGAGCCTCGAAGGATTGCACTATTTCGCCAACCTCGAAACGTTGGATTGTTCCAGTCAAAATCTCACCTCGCTCGATGCGGGCGGCTGTTCGGCGCTCGAATTGCTCATATGCGAGACCTGTGAGCTGGAATGTTTACGGTTGCCGCGCACCGCGGCACTGAAAAAACTCGATTGCAGTTCCAACCGGCTTGCGTCGCTCGATGTAAGCGGATGTCCGGCGTTGAGAAGGTTGACGTGCTACGATAACCCTTTTACCGAGCTGAATGTCGATGCCTGTCCCGATTTGGAGTTACTCGACTGTTCCTGCCTCGTCACGTCGGATCTGCGTCATCATGAGAAATTGTATGAACTGCATTGTGGGGGATTGCCTTGTGTCCGGCTCGACCTGTCGGAGTTCAAGCAACTGAGTCATTTATCGATCACTCACAGTCGGATCTCTGAGATTGTGTTCGGGGACTCGGATCTGCTTATATCGTTTGCGTTGAACGACGTAGATTTCACCTCGCTCGATTTGAGCGGCTGCCATCAATTGATGTATCTGACCTTGACCGACATGCCGTTGAGAGAATTGACATTGCCCGAAACCGAGTTGTCGAGTGTGGAACTCCGTAAACTCCCGCTCGAACGGTTGGAGGTGAAGGGGTATGTCAAGATTGGGAAGCTGGCTGTTTCCGATTGCGGCCGCTTGAAGTGCATCGATGGGTCGGGACAGGTGATGAACTTTGATTGCTGTAACTGCTCGAACCTTACAATGCTGAATATGGATGCGTTCCGCTATGTGGGAGATTTCCGGTGCACCGGAACGGCGCTTACGTCGCTCGACTTTTCTCGATGCAACGGGAACCGATATGCAGAAATAGATTGCAGCGACAACCGGTTGACGACGCTTGTACTTCCGCCGGAGATCTATACGCTCTCTTGTCAGGGCAACCTGCTCGAAGAGTTGGATATTTCTGGATGCAGCATCAACTGGATCGAGTGTCGCCCGATGGAGACATTGCGCAGGATTCGGTTGCGGCGCGATCAGAATAACTACCGGCTCGGTGGTACCAAAGGAATCGAATTGGTCTACGTCGACTGA